Proteins encoded together in one Kingella oralis window:
- a CDS encoding KdsC family phosphatase: MFTPLSPERQQRLRDIKLLILDVDGVLTSAQLFIGGNGEIIKAFNTLDGHGIKMLHQTGVQTAIITARNDPAVAHRAAQLGINHYLHGVENKQQAFAQLCAQTQIAAQQCAFVGDDVIDLPVMTRCGFPFAVANAHSYVKEHALYTTRKSGGFGAVREVTDLIMHAQNTLSDALAEYTK, from the coding sequence ATGTTTACCCCCCTTTCTCCCGAACGCCAACAACGCCTGCGCGACATCAAACTCCTTATCTTAGACGTGGACGGCGTGCTCACCAGCGCGCAACTCTTCATCGGCGGCAACGGCGAAATCATCAAAGCATTCAACACGCTAGACGGGCACGGCATCAAAATGTTGCACCAAACAGGCGTGCAAACCGCCATCATCACCGCCCGCAACGACCCCGCCGTCGCCCACCGCGCTGCCCAGCTCGGTATCAACCACTATCTGCACGGCGTGGAAAACAAACAGCAAGCCTTCGCACAACTCTGCGCCCAAACCCAAATCGCCGCGCAACAATGCGCCTTTGTGGGCGACGACGTGATTGACCTGCCCGTGATGACCCGCTGCGGCTTCCCGTTCGCCGTTGCCAACGCCCACAGCTATGTGAAAGAACACGCGCTCTACACCACCCGGAAAAGCGGTGGTTTCGGCGCGGTGCGCGAAGTAACCGACCTGATTATGCACGCCCAAAACACATTGAGCGATGCGCTCGCCGAGTACACCAAATGA
- the kdsA gene encoding 3-deoxy-8-phosphooctulonate synthase, protein MLSHHNITLNNQAPFVLFGGINVLEDLTSTLHAAEHYIQVTQKLGIPFIFKASFDKANRSSIHSYRGVGLDEGLRIFAKVKQEFGCPIITDVHEPHQCAPVAEVCDILQLPAFLARQTDLVTAMAKTDRVINVKKPQFLSPSQMKNIVEKFHEAGNDKVILCERGAQFGYDNLVVDMLGFGVMKKTCGNLPIIFDVTHSLQQRESGAAASGGRRSQVLDLALAGMATGLAGLFLESHANPSQAKCDGASALPLAQLEDFLARVKAVDDVVKSFAPMEIA, encoded by the coding sequence ATGCTTTCCCACCACAACATCACCCTAAACAACCAAGCCCCATTTGTACTCTTTGGCGGCATCAACGTGCTAGAAGACCTAACCAGCACGCTGCACGCCGCCGAACACTACATCCAAGTAACGCAAAAACTCGGCATCCCCTTCATCTTCAAAGCATCGTTTGACAAAGCCAACCGCTCGTCCATCCACTCCTATCGAGGCGTGGGGCTAGACGAAGGCTTGCGCATCTTCGCCAAAGTCAAACAAGAATTTGGCTGCCCCATCATTACCGATGTGCACGAGCCGCACCAATGCGCCCCCGTTGCCGAAGTGTGCGACATCCTGCAACTGCCCGCCTTCCTCGCCCGCCAAACCGATTTGGTAACCGCCATGGCAAAAACAGATCGCGTCATCAACGTCAAAAAACCCCAATTTCTCAGCCCCAGCCAAATGAAAAACATCGTGGAAAAATTCCACGAAGCCGGCAACGATAAAGTCATCCTATGCGAGCGCGGCGCGCAGTTCGGCTACGACAATCTGGTGGTGGATATGCTCGGCTTTGGCGTGATGAAAAAAACCTGTGGCAACCTGCCCATTATTTTTGACGTAACCCACTCGCTGCAACAGCGCGAAAGCGGCGCAGCCGCATCAGGCGGACGGCGCAGCCAAGTGCTAGACCTTGCGCTGGCCGGCATGGCAACAGGCTTAGCAGGCTTATTTTTAGAAAGCCACGCCAATCCCAGCCAAGCCAAGTGCGACGGTGCATCCGCCTTGCCGCTCGCCCAGCTGGAAGACTTCCTCGCGCGCGTGAAAGCCGTGGACGATGTGGTGAAATCGTTTGCGCCGATGGAGATTGCGTAA
- a CDS encoding YbhB/YbcL family Raf kinase inhibitor-like protein — MQVHTTAIENGVFHDRFGKRGSDFSPNGMPSRSIPFSISGAPAGTQSYAVVLDDKDAVTAVGFVWIHWLIADLTATSVPENDSIAAQGYTQGANSWASVLGELSIAEASAYGGMTPPNCPHRYDLTVYALDTQLNLPQGFRYNDLHYAMQGHILATASVTGTYSD; from the coding sequence ATGCAAGTTCACACCACCGCCATAGAAAACGGCGTATTCCACGACCGCTTTGGCAAACGCGGCAGCGATTTCAGCCCCAACGGCATGCCCAGCCGCTCCATCCCATTTAGCATCAGCGGCGCGCCCGCAGGCACGCAATCCTATGCCGTGGTGCTGGACGACAAAGACGCGGTTACTGCCGTAGGCTTTGTGTGGATACATTGGCTCATCGCCGATTTAACCGCCACCAGCGTGCCTGAAAACGACAGCATCGCCGCGCAAGGCTACACCCAAGGCGCAAACTCGTGGGCAAGCGTGTTGGGCGAACTCAGTATCGCCGAAGCCAGCGCATACGGCGGCATGACACCGCCCAACTGCCCGCACCGCTATGACTTAACCGTGTACGCGCTGGACACCCAGCTCAACCTGCCGCAAGGCTTCCGCTACAACGACCTGCACTACGCCATGCAAGGGCACATCCTCGCCACAGCCAGCGTAACCGGCACATACAGCGATTAA
- the lptC gene encoding LPS export ABC transporter periplasmic protein LptC has translation MNRFRSLVFPLALALILGGLTAWLGRVSEVVIEAVKLDPAKPQYTMTQIHGKRYDISGSLNQDLTAPLAWQLPDQKNVYFQQPTLKTYRENNEQYTVSSQTARYEIESKKVFFEQNVVLTKTPDAERPAGKVVTDYLNVDTQTEIAETDAPVQYEYGRSHGTATGLTYDNKNGLLNLKSKVKAQIYDLKRP, from the coding sequence ATGAACCGATTTCGCAGCCTTGTCTTTCCCCTTGCGCTTGCCCTGATTTTGGGCGGCTTAACCGCGTGGCTCGGGCGCGTGAGCGAAGTGGTGATTGAAGCCGTGAAGCTGGACCCCGCCAAGCCGCAATACACCATGACGCAAATCCACGGCAAGCGCTACGACATTTCAGGCAGCCTGAATCAAGACCTAACCGCCCCGCTGGCATGGCAGTTGCCCGACCAAAAAAACGTTTATTTCCAACAACCCACGCTCAAAACCTACCGCGAAAACAACGAGCAATACACCGTGTCCAGCCAAACCGCGCGCTACGAAATAGAAAGCAAAAAAGTCTTTTTTGAACAAAACGTGGTGCTCACCAAAACCCCCGATGCCGAACGCCCCGCAGGCAAAGTCGTAACCGATTATTTGAATGTGGACACCCAAACCGAAATCGCCGAAACCGATGCCCCCGTGCAATACGAATACGGACGCTCCCACGGCACGGCAACAGGCTTAACCTACGACAACAAAAACGGCTTGCTCAACCTAAAATCCAAAGTGAAAGCACAAATCTATGACCTCAAACGCCCTTAA
- a CDS encoding adenylyltransferase/cytidyltransferase family protein, producing MTAYAPPQFEQKIVAPEQLSAALAQLPRPLVFTNGCFDILHRGHVTYLAQARALGASMVLALNTDASVKRQGKGDDRPINSLANRAAVAAALASVDLVTWFDSDTPADLIALVQPDVLVKGGDWQPENIVGAAETLARGGSVHSIPFLHQTSTTKTLAKIRG from the coding sequence CGCCCGAGCAATTATCCGCCGCGCTGGCGCAGTTGCCGCGCCCGCTGGTGTTTACTAACGGCTGCTTTGACATCCTGCATCGCGGACACGTTACTTACCTTGCCCAAGCCCGCGCGTTGGGGGCGAGCATGGTGCTGGCGTTGAACACCGATGCGTCGGTGAAACGGCAGGGCAAGGGCGATGACCGCCCCATCAATTCGCTGGCAAACCGCGCGGCGGTGGCGGCGGCGCTCGCCAGCGTGGATTTGGTAACGTGGTTTGACAGCGATACGCCTGCCGATTTGATTGCGCTGGTTCAGCCCGATGTGTTGGTGAAAGGCGGCGATTGGCAGCCTGAAAACATCGTCGGCGCGGCGGAAACTTTGGCGCGCGGCGGCAGCGTACACAGCATTCCGTTTTTGCATCAAACGTCCACCACCAAAACGCTGGCGAAAATTCGCGGCTAA
- the lptA gene encoding lipopolysaccharide transport periplasmic protein LptA produces MTSNALKTTLLAAALALGSLNAHALESDRQQPISIDADQGSLDQKNQVTVFTGNVIITQGTLNMRANTVRVVQDQNGNQTMNAQGSPVYFRQELDNNKGIAEGWGDRAEYASANHTVKLVGNAKVRRGGDVATGNAISYNTQTEVYTVLGGNATGSKNNPRVHIVIQPSTAKTDKK; encoded by the coding sequence ATGACCTCAAACGCCCTTAAAACTACACTCCTTGCCGCCGCGCTTGCCCTAGGCAGCCTGAACGCCCATGCCCTAGAAAGCGACCGCCAGCAGCCCATCTCCATTGATGCCGACCAAGGCTCGTTGGACCAAAAAAACCAAGTAACCGTGTTCACCGGCAACGTCATCATCACGCAAGGCACGCTCAATATGCGCGCCAACACCGTGCGCGTGGTGCAAGACCAAAACGGCAACCAAACCATGAATGCCCAAGGCAGCCCCGTTTACTTCCGCCAAGAGCTAGACAACAACAAAGGCATCGCCGAAGGCTGGGGCGATAGAGCCGAATACGCCTCCGCCAACCACACCGTGAAACTGGTGGGCAACGCCAAAGTGCGCCGTGGCGGCGATGTTGCCACCGGCAACGCCATCAGCTACAACACGCAAACCGAGGTGTATACCGTGCTGGGCGGCAACGCCACAGGCAGCAAAAACAACCCGCGCGTGCATATTGTTATCCAGCCCTCCACCGCCAAAACGGATAAAAAATAA
- the lptB gene encoding LPS export ABC transporter ATP-binding protein, whose amino-acid sequence MPQKTAHLHVSGLQKAFKKRQVVKNFSLDIQSGEVIGLLGPNGAGKTTSFYMIVGLIAADAGSITLNGEELRHSPIHQRAQAGIGYLPQEASIFRKMTVEQNIRAILEIRLRDKHQIETQLNKLLADLNIERLRHSPAPALSGGERRRVEIARVLAMQPRFILLDEPFAGVDPIAVIDIQKIIEFLKERGIGVLITDHNVRETLRICDRAYIISDGTVLATGKPEELVNNEQVRAVYLGENFDY is encoded by the coding sequence ATGCCCCAAAAAACCGCCCATCTCCATGTATCAGGCTTGCAAAAAGCCTTCAAAAAACGCCAAGTGGTAAAAAACTTCTCACTAGACATCCAAAGCGGCGAAGTCATCGGCTTGCTCGGGCCCAACGGCGCAGGCAAAACCACCAGCTTCTACATGATAGTCGGGCTGATTGCCGCCGATGCAGGCAGCATCACGCTCAACGGCGAAGAACTGCGCCACAGCCCCATCCACCAACGCGCCCAAGCAGGCATCGGCTATCTGCCGCAAGAAGCCTCCATCTTCCGCAAGATGACGGTGGAACAAAACATCCGCGCCATCCTAGAAATCCGCCTGCGCGATAAACACCAAATTGAAACCCAGCTCAACAAACTACTCGCCGATTTAAACATTGAACGCCTGCGCCACAGCCCCGCGCCCGCGCTATCGGGCGGGGAACGCCGCCGCGTAGAAATCGCCCGCGTGCTCGCCATGCAGCCGCGCTTTATCCTGCTGGACGAACCGTTTGCCGGCGTGGACCCCATCGCCGTGATAGACATCCAAAAAATCATCGAATTTCTCAAAGAGCGCGGCATCGGCGTGCTGATTACCGACCACAACGTGCGCGAAACCCTGCGCATCTGCGACCGCGCCTACATCATCAGCGACGGCACCGTGCTTGCCACCGGCAAACCCGAAGAGCTGGTGAACAACGAACAAGTCCGCGCCGTTTACCTAGGCGAAAATTTTGATTACTGA